The Lycium barbarum isolate Lr01 chromosome 12, ASM1917538v2, whole genome shotgun sequence genome includes a region encoding these proteins:
- the LOC132623668 gene encoding putative calcium-binding protein CML19 produces MAEYKQHQRLFDRFDENKDGKISAEELQQCVHLIGKDMSYEEAKAAVELNDSDNDGLLDFEDFVRLIEDGSEEEKAHELKEAFRMYEMEGCGCITPESLNRMLARLGESRTIDECRGMICHYDIDGDGLLNFHEFEIMMRC; encoded by the coding sequence ATGGCAGAATACAAGCAGCACCAACGCCTATTTGACCGTTTTGATGAGAACAAAGACGGAAAAATATCAGCAGAGGAACTACAACAATGTGTCCACTTGATTGGCAAAGACATGTCGTACGAGGAAGCAAAGGCTGCGGTTGAGCTTAATGATTCGGACAACGATGGCTTGTTGGATTTCGAAGATTTTGTGAGATTAATCGAAGATGGAAGCGAAGAAGAGAAGGCGCATGAGTTGAAGGAGGCATTCAGGATGTATGAGATGGAAGGATGTGGATGCATAACGCCTGAGAGTTTGAATAGAATGCTTGCTAGATTGGGAGAATCAAGAACTATTGATGAATGCAGGGGAATGATTTGTCACTATGATATTGATGGTGATGGTCTCCTCAATTTTCATGAGTTTGAGATTATGATGCGTTGTTAG
- the LOC132621478 gene encoding uncharacterized protein LOC132621478: MVSGPRAKTRKGPSVQVDYLIHIQEIKPWPPSQSLKSVRAILIQWEHGNRNGFTSQVVPSLGSGVGDGRIEFNESFKLPVTLLKEISIKGGDRDGDEFQKNCIEFNLYEPRRDKTVKGQPLGTAIINLAEYGVVKEGLNVSAPINCTRAYRNTAQPLLFLKIQPVERSRMSSSSRDILTREASVDRNGVESVSTLTSEEYAEEAEVASFTDDDGSSHSSVAVSSSANGSNCGSLLQGEDEAEGVKNDPGQNEDEHVIHSKKTSADMDEKTVVESLSNSKACLSQSSTDLSSDLAWLSRKIGGSGSNKLPTSGVNEITENTQNPYVITEHVKPVQQMERIVVNSESGGEIYTPQSSIERRVNSHLDQEDFPISHITDECKSFMNAENASTPVGNRQEDARAVVTENGSYEGEISENYQERRQESGAHNRENYQENEQVQEIVEEEESEDAMKNDSEESGVNSADTDSCGTKSSILNNERLKHVKSVRSSAEPNRVNGSVRGNQICARGLSIERKDRKEQSTDTSRIILESKLHKLEQRVKMAEGELREAAAIEVGLYSVVAEHGSSTNKVHAPARRLSRFYFHACKEDSLLKRGTAAKSVVSGLILVTRACGNDVPRLTFWLSNSLVLRATISKFQREQKAVYRDKKQISSPLKWEAFSSNGIRDDFCESFGNWEDPRTLTRALQRTEAWIFSRIVESIWWQTLTPHMQSGAAKEIRESMNSLISKVYRRTASSDNEERGSYSSQLWKKAFKDACERICPVRAGGHECGCMHFLPKLIMEQCVARLDVAMFNAILRESADEIPSDPISDPISDADVLPIPAGKASFGAGAQLKNTIGNLSRWLTDLFDIDDGESLEDGKEADNNEKDASKELDTSAKSFYLLNALSDLMMLPKDMLLSRTMRKELCPAFGPSLIRRVLNIFVPDEFCRDSIPEAVLEALLSEEPSEAEEDSVRNYPCTAAPVVYMPPPIASVAGMLGDGYSYSKLTRSGSSVLKKSYTSDEELELLDSPLNLIMSDGIKASQSLAKSSSMPKSSGRQRYQLLREVWIDSELTD; this comes from the exons ATGGTTTCCGGACCGAGGGCGAAAACTAGGAAAGGCCCCTCAGTTCAAGTTGATTATCTAATACATATTCAGGAGATTAAACCTTGGCCACCCTCACAGTCCTTGAAATCGGTGCGGGCTATCCTGATCCAATGGGAACATGGAAATAGGAATGGCTTTACTAGTCAAGTTGTCCCGTCTTTAGGCTCTGGTGTTGGTGATGGAAGAATTGAGTTCAACGAGTCTTTTAAACTTCCCGTGACCTTACTGAAGGAAATATCTATCAAAGGGGGAGATAGAGATGGAGACGAGTTCCAAAAAAATTGCATTGAGTTCAACTTGTATGAACCCCGCCGTGATAAGACAGTGAAAGGTCAACCTTTAGGAACCGCTATTATCAATTTAGCTGAATATGGTGTTGTTAAGGAGGGTTTGAACGTAAGTGCCCCTATTAACTGCACGCGGGCTTATAGGAACACTGCACAACCCCTTCTCTTCCTGAAAATCCAGCCAGTTGAGAGGAGTCGAATGAGCTCATCCTCAAGGGACATTTTAACAAGAGAAGCGTCAGTAGACCGGAATGGTGTTGAATCTGTTTCTACATTGACAAGTGAAGAATACGCTGAGGAAGCTGAGGTTGCCTCGTTCACCGATGATGATGGTTCCTCACACTCATCAGTTGCTGTTTCTTCTTCAGCTAATGGTTCGAACTGTGGTTCACTACTACAAGGAGAG GATGAAGCTGAGGGAGTGAAAAATGACCCTGGACAAAATGAAGATGAACATGTCATACATTCAAAGAAAACATCTGCTGATATGGATGAGAAGACAGTGGTGGAATCGTTATCGAATTCGAAGGCTTGTTTGTCTCAGTCTTCAACTGATTTGTCTTCTGATTTGGCATGGCTCTCAAGGAAAATTGGTGGTAGTGGTAGCAATAAATTGCCAACATCAGGTGTGAATGAAATAACTGAAAACACTCAGAATCCATATGTGATAACCGAACATGTCAAACCAGTACAACAAATGGAACGAATAGTGGTTAATAGTGAAAGTGGTGGTGAAATATATACTCCGCAAAGTTCCATAGAAAGGAGGGTCAATAGTCATCTAGATCAAGAAGATTTTCCAATCTCACATATCACAGATGAGTGTAAGAGCTTTATGAATGCTGAGAATGCTTCTACTCCTGTTGGGAATAGGCAAGAGGATGCGAGAGCTGTTGTTACCGAGAATGGTTCGTATGAGGGTGAAATCAGTGAGAATTATCAAGAGAGGAGGCAAGAATCTGGTGCACATAACAGAGAGAATTATCAGGAAAATGAACAAGTACAAGAAATTGTTGAAGAGGAAGAAAGTGAGGATGCTATGAAGAATGACTCGGAAGAAAGTGGCGTAAATTCTGCTGACACGGATAGTTGTGGAACAAAGAGTAGTATCTTGAATAATGAGAGATTAAAGCATGTGAAGTCAGTTAGGTCATCAGCAGAACCTAACAGGGTAAACGGGTCTGTCAGAGGCAATCAGATCTGTGCTCGAGGTTTATCAATTGAGAGGAAAGATCGAAAGGAACAGTCAACAGACACATCAAGAATTATTTTGGAAAGCAAACTCCATAAGTTGGAGCAAAGAGTAAAGATGGCTGAAGGAGAATTGAGAGAAGCTGCTGCAATTGAAGTTGGCCTTTATTCGGTTGTTGCAGAGCATGGAAGTTCCACAAATAAGGTCCATGCTCCTGCTAGACGCCTGTCAAGGTTCTATTTCCATGCCTGTAAAGAAGACTCTCTATTGAAAAGGGGAACTGCTGCTAAAAGTGTCGTCTCTGGATTAATTTTGGTTACAAGGGCATGTGGAAATGATGTTCCTAG GTTAACTTTCTGGTTATCAAATTCGCTGGTGCTAAGAGCAACTATAAGCAAGTTCCAGAGAGAGCAAAAAGCTGTATACAGGGACAAGAAACAGATATCGTCTCCACTTAAGTGGGAGGCTTTCTCCAGCAATGGTATTAGGGATGATTTTTGTGAAAGTTTTGGCAATTGGGAGGACCCTCGTACATTAACTAGAGCACTTCAGAGAACAGAAGCTTGGATATTCTCCCGTATTGTTGAATCTATTTGGTGGCAG ACTCTCACTCCACATATGCAATCTGGTGCTGCAAAAGAAATCCGCGAAAGTATGAATTCCTTGATAAGCAAAGTTTATAGAAGGACAGCAAGTTCAGATAATGAAGAGCGTGGAAGTTATTCTTCACAGCTTTGGAAGAAAGCCTTCAAAGATGCATGTGAAAGGATTTGCCCTGTTCGAGCTGGAGGGCATGAGTGTGGTTGTATGCATTTTCTACCCAAACTG ATAATGGAACAATGTGTGGCGAGATTGGATGTAGCTATGTTCAACGCCATCCTTCGAGAGTCTGCTGATGAGATTCCTTCAGATCCTATATCAGACCCGATTAGTGATGCCGATGTTCTTCCAATTCCAGCTGGAAAGGCTAGCTTTGGGGCGGGGGCACAGCTGAAAAATACG ATTGGGAATTTGTCCAGATGGCTTACTGACCTTTTCGACATTGATGATGGAGAATCACTAGAAGATGGAAAAGAGGCAGATAATAATGAAAAGGATGCGAGTAAAGAACTTGACACCTCCGCAAAGTCTTTCTACCTTCTTAATGCATTGAGTGATCTTATGATGCTTCCCAAGGATATGCTTTTAAGCAGGACAATGAGAAAAGAG CTATGTCCGGCATTTGGTCCATCACTAATAAGAAGGGTTCTTAATATATTTGTCCCAGATGAGTTTTGCCGTGATTCAATACCTGAAGCTGTACTAGAAGCTCTTCTCTCAGAG GAACCTTCTGAGGCTGAGGAAGATTCTGTTAGAAACTACCCATGCACAGCAGCTCCTGTGGTTTATATGCCACCTCCAATAGCTTCAGTAGCCGGTATGTTAGGTGATGGTTATAGCTATTCTAAGCTGACACGAAGTGGATCTTCAGTGCTCAAAAAGTCGTACACAAGTGATGAGGAGCTCGAGTTATTAGATTCACCGTTGAATCTTATCATGAGCGATGGCATTAAAGCTTCACAGTCTTTAGCAAAATCTAGTTCGATGCCAAAAAGTAGTGGAAGGCAAAGGTACCAACTCCTTCGTGAGGTTTGGATTGACAGCGAGTTAACAGACTAG
- the LOC132623272 gene encoding probable inactive leucine-rich repeat receptor-like protein kinase At3g03770 isoform X1 produces MGCFKILVIVLVIRAFFITNTYQLQSYEIQALLQLRKHLEYPSQLNVWENYNGDFCSLTSTPHMSITCQDNSVTELRIKGDKLVKLTEFNGFPIPNQTLSEGFSIASFVTTLTRLNNLKVLALVSLGIWGPLPDKIHRLGSLELLDMSSNFLFGSVPLQMSRLVKLHTLTFDGNFFNDTIPDWFDLLTNLTILSLKNNRLKGQFPISLSKITTLTDIVLSHNVLSGKLPDLTALSNLLLLDLRENHLGFELPPLPKGVTTVLLSSNAFSGEIPVEFGILNQLQHLDLSNNSLSGTPPADLFSLSSISYLNLASNVLSGSLPNLLHCGGELGFVDISDNRLVGMLPSCLNTISDKRIVKVGENCLSIHTQYQHSEGYCKQANSEKKWITGKEIALLAGVIGGILIVVVFLLVVLLVIRRRRHAHNMMDQHMFPKVVQRNTQPGIPSELLANARIISQAANVGSQDATSYRVFSMEELLEATENFDQSALLGEGSVGKIYKGRLENGVYIAVRSLNVYRKYSNRNLKLRLDLLSKFRHPHLVNLLGHCIDGGAPDDSTVPRIFLIYEYISNGNFRAHLSAVPAENSPRKILKWSDRLSVLIGVAKAVHFLHTGIIPSSFSNRLKTSNILLDEHNMAKLSDYGMSILMEESEKAKRDDFTSWHMTKKEDDVYNFGFILLESLVGPAVSGKGEAFLLNEMASFGSQDGRRRIVDPIVLTTSSQESLSIVISITNKCISPESSTRPSFEDVLWNLQYAAQVQATSGATSPS; encoded by the exons ATGGGTTGCTTCAAGATTCTTGTGATAGTGTTGGTTATACGTGCTTTCTTCATAACAAACACTTACCAGTTACAGTCCTATGAAATTCAAGCTCTTCTTCAGTTGAGAAAGCACTTAGAATATCCAAGTCAGCTAAATGTTTGGGAGAATTACAATGGCGATTTTTGTAGTTTGACTTCAACACCGCATATGAGCATTACTTGTCAAGACAACTCTGTTACTGAGCTCAGAATCAAAGGAGATAAGTTGGTTAAGTTAACTGAATTTAATGGATTTCCAATTCCCAATCAAACATTATCTGAGGGTTTCTCCATTGCTTCCTTTGTTACCACTTTGACAAGGTTAAATAACTTAAAGGTTCTTGCTTTAGTTTCTCTTGGTATTTGGGGACCCCTTCCTGATAAAATTCATAGGTTGGGTTCTCTTGAACTTTTGGATATGAGTTCAAATTTTCTATTTGGTTCTGTTCCTTTACAAATGTCAAGATTGGTAAAGCTTCATACTTTAACCTTTGATGGCAATTTTTTCAATGATACTATCCCTGATTGGTTCGATTTATTAACCAATCTCACTATACTAAGCTTGAAGAACAATAGGTTGAAGGGTCAGTTTCCTATTTCGTTGTCTAAAATCACCACCCTAACTGACATTGTTCTGTCACACAATGTGCTTTCTGGTAAATTACCGGATTTAACCGCCTTGTCTAATTTGCTTTTATTGGATTTAAGGGAAAATCATTTGGGTTTTGAACTACCACCCTTGCCAAAAGGAGTTACCACAGTTCTTCTTAGTAGTAACGCTTTTTCGGGTGAAATTCCGGTAGAATTTGGCATACTGAATCAACTTCAACACCTTGATCTGTCGAATAATTCTCTGAGTGGAACGCCGCCTGCTGACTTGTTCTCTTTGTCAAGCATTAGTTACTTGAATTTAGCGTCTAACGTTCTTAGTGGTTCGCTTCCTAACCTTCTACATTGTGGGGGTGAACTTGGTTTTGTTGATATTTCTGATAATAGATTGGTTGGTATGCTTCCTTCTTGCTTGAACACAATTTCGGATAAGCGAATTGTTAAGGTTGGTGAAAATTGCTTGTCTATTCACACTCAATATCAGCATTCAGAGGGCTATTGCAAACAAGCAAATTCGGAAAAGAAATGGATCACTGGAAAAGAAATAGCATTATTGGCAGGTGTTATTGGGGGAATTCTAATTGTTGTGGTGTTTCTATTAGTTGTGCTTCTCGTCATTCGTAGAAGAAGACATGCACACAACATGATGGATCAACACATGTTTCCGAAAGTTGTGCAACGTAATACACAACCCGGAATTCCATCTGAACTCCTAGCAAATGCCA GAATCATTTCTCAAGCGGCAAACGTAGGATCACAAGATGCCACATCATATCGGGTGTTCTCCATGGAAGAATTGCTAGAAGCAACAGAAAATTTTGATCAGTCGGCATTACTTGGTGAAGGGTCAGTTGGAAAA ATTTACAAGGGAAGATTAGAGAATGGAGTTTACATTGCTGTAAGGTCATTAAATGTGTACAGAAAATACTCTAACCGGAACCTCAAACTACGATTGGATTTATTGTCAAAGTTTCGTCACCCCCATTTAGTTAACCTTCTCGGTCACTGCATTGATGGCGGAGCACCAGATGATTCAACTGTGCCCAGAATTTTTCTCATATATGAATATATCTCTAATGGAAACTTCCGTGCTCATCTATCAG CTGTACCTGCAGAAAATAGTCCAAGAAAGATCCTCAAGTGGTCAGACAGGTTGTCAGTGCTGATTGGTGTTGCCAAGGCTGTGCACTTTCTTCACACAGGCATAATTCCTTCTTCATTTAGCAATCGCTTGAAGACGAGtaatatattgcttgatgagcaTAACATGGCAAAACTTAGTGATTATGGGATGTCCATCCTTATGGAAGAAAGTGAAAAG GCCAAACGAGATGACTTCACCTCCTG GCATATGACAAAGAAAGAGGACGATGTTTATAACTTTGGTTTCATACTACTGGAGTCACTGGTGGGTCCTGCTGTTAGTGGAAAAGGAGAAGCATTTTTGCTTAATGAAATG GCATCCTTTGGTAGCCAAGATGGTCGACGCAGAATTGTGGATCCAATAGTGCTAACCACTAGCTCCCAAGAGTCTTTGTCAATTGTAATATCCATCACCAACAAATGCATATCTCCAGAGTCATCAACTCGTCCCTCGTTTGAGGATGTACTCTGGAACCTACAATATGCAGCTCAAGTCCAAGCTACATCAGGTGCTACGTCGCCATCATGA
- the LOC132621480 gene encoding probable adenylate kinase 7, mitochondrial has product MPSTYVNPTHFQRSFLTTITLSSSLGLSLHIVIEKFLLLFFFPQVMAVLSFLGVSARPFLRASSKWVRAYGSAAAAQLDYHYDCYDYEESAGSVPRRGVQWLIMGDPMTQRHVYAQWLSKLLDVPHISMGSLVRQELHTRSTLYDKIADAVNDGKLVPEELIFDLLSKRLEEGYCRGESGFILDGIPRSKFQAEILDKVVDIDLVLNLKCSDSYLSKNDRSNGIYSADLELEGGNLRSSRVMDSAWREKQHVHAEQIKSLEEYYRKQKKLLDFQVAGGPSETWQGLLTALHLQHMMSTAGSTQLTAGC; this is encoded by the exons ATGCCATCCACGTATGTAAATCCCACACATTTTCAGCGCAGTTTTTTAACAACCATCACACTCTCTTCTTCTTTAGGCCTCTCTCTTCACATCGTTATAGAgaaatttcttcttctttttttttttccacaagtCATGGCAGTGCTGAGTTTCCTGGGAGTTTCAGCCCGACCATTTCTTCGGGCTTCAAGCAAGTGGGTTCGGGCCTACGGGTCAGCTGCTGCAGCTCAGCTTGATTATCATTATGATTGTTACGACTATGAGGAATCTGCAGGATCAGTTCCTAGGAGGGGAGTGCAGTGGCTGATCATGGGGGACCCAATGACCCAGAGACATGTGTACGCCCAATGGCTATCCAAACTTCTTGATGTCCCTCATATTTCCATGGGCTCTCTCGTTCGTCAAGAACTCCACACTCGCTCTACTCTCTACGACAAG ATTGCGGATGCTGTGAATGATGGAAAGCTTGTTCCAGAAGAACTTATTTTTGATCTGTTATCAAAGAGGCTAGAAGAAGGTTACTGCAGGGGTGAAAGTGGGTTCATCTTGGATGGGATTCCTCGTTCAAAGTTTCAGGCT GAAATCCTTGACAAAGTTGTGGACATAGATTTAGTTCTGAATCTCAAGTGTTCTGACAGTTACCTGTCAAAGAATGATAGAAGCAACGGAATTTATTCAGCCGATTTGGAACTAGAGGGTGGTAATTTAAGGTCTTCAAGGGTCATGGATAGTGCCTGGAGAGAGAAGCAACATGTTCATGCTGAACAG ATCAAATCCTTAGAGGAATACTATAGGAAGCAGAAAAAGCTCCTCGATTTTCAAGTAGCAGGAGGACCTTCAGAAACATGGCAAGGCCTTTTGACTGCATTGCATCTTCAGCACATGATGAGCACAGCTGGTTCTACTCAGTTGACTGCAGGATGCTGA
- the LOC132623272 gene encoding probable inactive leucine-rich repeat receptor-like protein kinase At3g03770 isoform X2 — protein sequence MGCFKILVIVLVIRAFFITNTYQLQSYEIQALLQLRKHLEYPSQLNVWENYNGDFCSLTSTPHMSITCQDNSVTELRIKGDKLVKLTEFNGFPIPNQTLSEGFSIASFVTTLTRLNNLKVLALVSLGIWGPLPDKIHRLGSLELLDMSSNFLFGSVPLQMSRLVKLHTLTFDGNFFNDTIPDWFDLLTNLTILSLKNNRLKGQFPISLSKITTLTDIVLSHNVLSGKLPDLTALSNLLLLDLRENHLGFELPPLPKGVTTVLLSSNAFSGEIPVEFGILNQLQHLDLSNNSLSGTPPADLFSLSSISYLNLASNVLSGSLPNLLHCGGELGFVDISDNRLVGMLPSCLNTISDKRIVKVGENCLSIHTQYQHSEGYCKQANSEKKWITGKEIALLAGVIGGILIVVVFLLVVLLVIRRRRHAHNMMDQHMFPKVVQRNTQPGIPSELLANARIISQAANVGSQDATSYRVFSMEELLEATENFDQSALLGEGSVGKIYKGRLENGVYIAVRSLNVYRKYSNRNLKLRLDLLSKFRHPHLVNLLGHCIDGGAPDDSTVPRIFLIYEYISNGNFRAHLSENSPRKILKWSDRLSVLIGVAKAVHFLHTGIIPSSFSNRLKTSNILLDEHNMAKLSDYGMSILMEESEKAKRDDFTSWHMTKKEDDVYNFGFILLESLVGPAVSGKGEAFLLNEMASFGSQDGRRRIVDPIVLTTSSQESLSIVISITNKCISPESSTRPSFEDVLWNLQYAAQVQATSGATSPS from the exons ATGGGTTGCTTCAAGATTCTTGTGATAGTGTTGGTTATACGTGCTTTCTTCATAACAAACACTTACCAGTTACAGTCCTATGAAATTCAAGCTCTTCTTCAGTTGAGAAAGCACTTAGAATATCCAAGTCAGCTAAATGTTTGGGAGAATTACAATGGCGATTTTTGTAGTTTGACTTCAACACCGCATATGAGCATTACTTGTCAAGACAACTCTGTTACTGAGCTCAGAATCAAAGGAGATAAGTTGGTTAAGTTAACTGAATTTAATGGATTTCCAATTCCCAATCAAACATTATCTGAGGGTTTCTCCATTGCTTCCTTTGTTACCACTTTGACAAGGTTAAATAACTTAAAGGTTCTTGCTTTAGTTTCTCTTGGTATTTGGGGACCCCTTCCTGATAAAATTCATAGGTTGGGTTCTCTTGAACTTTTGGATATGAGTTCAAATTTTCTATTTGGTTCTGTTCCTTTACAAATGTCAAGATTGGTAAAGCTTCATACTTTAACCTTTGATGGCAATTTTTTCAATGATACTATCCCTGATTGGTTCGATTTATTAACCAATCTCACTATACTAAGCTTGAAGAACAATAGGTTGAAGGGTCAGTTTCCTATTTCGTTGTCTAAAATCACCACCCTAACTGACATTGTTCTGTCACACAATGTGCTTTCTGGTAAATTACCGGATTTAACCGCCTTGTCTAATTTGCTTTTATTGGATTTAAGGGAAAATCATTTGGGTTTTGAACTACCACCCTTGCCAAAAGGAGTTACCACAGTTCTTCTTAGTAGTAACGCTTTTTCGGGTGAAATTCCGGTAGAATTTGGCATACTGAATCAACTTCAACACCTTGATCTGTCGAATAATTCTCTGAGTGGAACGCCGCCTGCTGACTTGTTCTCTTTGTCAAGCATTAGTTACTTGAATTTAGCGTCTAACGTTCTTAGTGGTTCGCTTCCTAACCTTCTACATTGTGGGGGTGAACTTGGTTTTGTTGATATTTCTGATAATAGATTGGTTGGTATGCTTCCTTCTTGCTTGAACACAATTTCGGATAAGCGAATTGTTAAGGTTGGTGAAAATTGCTTGTCTATTCACACTCAATATCAGCATTCAGAGGGCTATTGCAAACAAGCAAATTCGGAAAAGAAATGGATCACTGGAAAAGAAATAGCATTATTGGCAGGTGTTATTGGGGGAATTCTAATTGTTGTGGTGTTTCTATTAGTTGTGCTTCTCGTCATTCGTAGAAGAAGACATGCACACAACATGATGGATCAACACATGTTTCCGAAAGTTGTGCAACGTAATACACAACCCGGAATTCCATCTGAACTCCTAGCAAATGCCA GAATCATTTCTCAAGCGGCAAACGTAGGATCACAAGATGCCACATCATATCGGGTGTTCTCCATGGAAGAATTGCTAGAAGCAACAGAAAATTTTGATCAGTCGGCATTACTTGGTGAAGGGTCAGTTGGAAAA ATTTACAAGGGAAGATTAGAGAATGGAGTTTACATTGCTGTAAGGTCATTAAATGTGTACAGAAAATACTCTAACCGGAACCTCAAACTACGATTGGATTTATTGTCAAAGTTTCGTCACCCCCATTTAGTTAACCTTCTCGGTCACTGCATTGATGGCGGAGCACCAGATGATTCAACTGTGCCCAGAATTTTTCTCATATATGAATATATCTCTAATGGAAACTTCCGTGCTCATCTATCAG AAAATAGTCCAAGAAAGATCCTCAAGTGGTCAGACAGGTTGTCAGTGCTGATTGGTGTTGCCAAGGCTGTGCACTTTCTTCACACAGGCATAATTCCTTCTTCATTTAGCAATCGCTTGAAGACGAGtaatatattgcttgatgagcaTAACATGGCAAAACTTAGTGATTATGGGATGTCCATCCTTATGGAAGAAAGTGAAAAG GCCAAACGAGATGACTTCACCTCCTG GCATATGACAAAGAAAGAGGACGATGTTTATAACTTTGGTTTCATACTACTGGAGTCACTGGTGGGTCCTGCTGTTAGTGGAAAAGGAGAAGCATTTTTGCTTAATGAAATG GCATCCTTTGGTAGCCAAGATGGTCGACGCAGAATTGTGGATCCAATAGTGCTAACCACTAGCTCCCAAGAGTCTTTGTCAATTGTAATATCCATCACCAACAAATGCATATCTCCAGAGTCATCAACTCGTCCCTCGTTTGAGGATGTACTCTGGAACCTACAATATGCAGCTCAAGTCCAAGCTACATCAGGTGCTACGTCGCCATCATGA